The following proteins come from a genomic window of Athalia rosae chromosome 1, iyAthRosa1.1, whole genome shotgun sequence:
- the LOC105687211 gene encoding protein white isoform X2, producing MRGFRMTGTEETEPLIASTSPTTPTGSGKHRASYRSLNHDKNSSSAAASKHNGETNSEVAVCLEKMGSGSKVDRTLDKITYTWSDVNVYVTAKKQRLFERIVKGRKPVELKHILKDVSGVAYPGELLVIMGSSGAGKTTLLNALTFRSPQGVTVSGIRAANGRRVTSSVLTSRTAYVQQHDLFIGTLTVKEHLVFQAMVRMDRHIPYRHRMLRVDEVIAELALTKCRNTVIGIPGRVKGLSGGEMKRLSFASEYLTDPPLMFCDEPTSGLDSFMAHQVVSVLKNLTAGGKTIIATLHQPSSELFALFDRILLMAEGRVAFMGTSEQACTFFKGLGAACPSNYNPADYFIQVLAVVPGREASCRQAINSVCDAFQKSENGVKMALEAGTVDGEFEESIMDLKLSSAGRSPYKASWCEQFRAVLWRSWLSVIKEPMLIKVRFLQTLMVSLLIGVIYFGQKLDQDGVMNINGALFIFLTNMTFQNVFAVINVFCAELPIFLREHRNGMYRTDVYFICKTLAETPVFIAVPLLFTVIVYPMIGLYPGVDHFLITAGIVTLVANVSTSFGYLISCASSSITMALSIGPPVIIPFLLFGGFFLNKASVPIYFEWFSYLSWFRYGNEALLINQWAEVDSIACTRSNATCPRTGHVVLETLNFTQDDFWLDIVSLFTLIVVFRLLAFFALLLKTFREK from the exons ATGAG GGGATTCAGGATGACCGGTACAGAAGAAACGGAACCTCTGATTGCATCGACGAGTCCAACAACGCCAACGGGATCCGGAAAACACAGAGCTTCTTACCGATCGTTGAATCAT gataaaaattcatcatccGCAGCTGCATCGAAGCATAATGGTGAGACAAATTCTGAGGTTGCGGTATGCCTTGAAAAAATGGGTTCAGGGTCAAAAGTTGACCGTACACTCGATAAAATTACTTACACCTGGAGTGACGTAAACGTGTATGTTACGGCAAAGAAACAGAGATTATTCGAACGGATTGTGAAGGGAAGAAAACCCGTCGAACTTAAACATATTCTCAAAGATG TATCCGGTGTCGCATATCCGGGGGAGTTGTTGGTGATAATGGGATCTTCAGGTGCTGGAAAAACGACGCTTTTGAACGCGTTGACCTTCAGATCTCCGCAGGGGGTTACCGTATCTGGAATACGAGCTGCGAATGGTCGTAGAGTTACATCAAGCGTTCTCACATCCAGGACAGCTTACGTCCAACAGCATGATCTCTTCATCGGTACCCTCACTGTCAAAGAGCATCTAGTTTTCCAAGCCATGGTTCGCATGGATAGGCACATACCTTACCGCCATCGAATGCTTAGGGTTGATGAGGTCATAGCTGAG CTGGCGCTTACAAAATGCAGGAATACGGTGATTGGAATACCAGGAAGAGTGAAAGGGCTTTCAGGGGGTGAAATGAAGAGGCTATCATTCGCTTCGGAATACCTCACAGATCCTCCGCTCATGTTTTGTGACGAACCTACCTCTGGATTAGATTCTTTCATGGCACACCAGGTCGTTTCggttctgaaaaatttaacag CTGGCGGTAAAACTATCATTGCAACTCTCCATCAACCGTCTTCAGAGCTATTCGCACTTTTTGACAGAATTCTTCTCATGGCTGAAGGTAGAGTAGCTTTCATGGGGACTTCTGAACAAGCCTGCACATTTTTCAAAGG ATTGGGGGCAGCTTGTCCaagcaattataatccagcgGATTATTTCATCCAAGTATTGGCGGTTGTTCCTGGTCGCGAAGCATCGTGTCGTCAAGCGATAAACAGCGTTTGCGACGCCTTCCAGAAAAGCGAGAACGGTGTCAAAATGGCTTTAGAAGCCGGAACCGTCGACGGTGAATTCGAGGAATCTATAATGGACCTAAAACTATCATCCGCTGGTAGATCACCCTATAAAGCTTCTTGGTGCGAACAATTTCGCGCTGTTTTATGGCGTTCGTGGCTTTCCGTGATCAAGGAGCCGATGTTGATCAAAGTCCGGTTTTTGCAGACACTC ATGGTGTCGTTGCTCATCGGCGTTATATATTTCGGACAGAAATTAGACCAAGATGGCGTGATGAACATAAACGGagctctcttcatttttctaacTAATATGACCTTCCAGAACGTCTTCGCGGTGATAAAC GTGTTCTGCGCCGAGTTACCAATATTCTTGCGTGAGCATCGCAATGGGATGTACAGAACGGACGTTTACTTCATTTGCAAGACTTTGGCGGAAACGCCGGTTTTCATAGCGGTTCCTCTTCTATTCACGGTGATCGTTTACCCTATGATCGGTCTGTACCCTGGGGTAGATCACTTTCTCATTACAGCAGGAATAGTAACGTTGGTTGCGAACGTCTCAACTTCTTTTG GTTACCTCATCTCATGTGCAAGCTCCAGCATCACCATGGCATTGTCGATCGGTCCTCCAGTAATAATACCATTTTTATTGTTCGGCGgattttttttgaacaaagc ATCTGTCCCAATTTATTTCGAATGGTTCTCCTATTTATCCTGGTTTCGTTACGGAAACGAAGCCCTCCTCATTAACCAGTGGGCGGAAGTTGATTCGATTGCATGTACTCGAAGCAATGCAACATGCCCGAGAACTGGACACGTTGTTTTagaaactttgaattttaccCAG GACGATTTCTGGCTCGACATCGTGAGTCTTTTTACTCTGATCGTAGTTTTCCGATTACTTGCGTTCTTCGCTCTACTATTGAAGACTTTTAGAGAAAAATAG
- the LOC105687211 gene encoding protein white isoform X1 — protein sequence MIILFRKMGFRMTGTEETEPLIASTSPTTPTGSGKHRASYRSLNHDKNSSSAAASKHNGETNSEVAVCLEKMGSGSKVDRTLDKITYTWSDVNVYVTAKKQRLFERIVKGRKPVELKHILKDVSGVAYPGELLVIMGSSGAGKTTLLNALTFRSPQGVTVSGIRAANGRRVTSSVLTSRTAYVQQHDLFIGTLTVKEHLVFQAMVRMDRHIPYRHRMLRVDEVIAELALTKCRNTVIGIPGRVKGLSGGEMKRLSFASEYLTDPPLMFCDEPTSGLDSFMAHQVVSVLKNLTAGGKTIIATLHQPSSELFALFDRILLMAEGRVAFMGTSEQACTFFKGLGAACPSNYNPADYFIQVLAVVPGREASCRQAINSVCDAFQKSENGVKMALEAGTVDGEFEESIMDLKLSSAGRSPYKASWCEQFRAVLWRSWLSVIKEPMLIKVRFLQTLMVSLLIGVIYFGQKLDQDGVMNINGALFIFLTNMTFQNVFAVINVFCAELPIFLREHRNGMYRTDVYFICKTLAETPVFIAVPLLFTVIVYPMIGLYPGVDHFLITAGIVTLVANVSTSFGYLISCASSSITMALSIGPPVIIPFLLFGGFFLNKASVPIYFEWFSYLSWFRYGNEALLINQWAEVDSIACTRSNATCPRTGHVVLETLNFTQDDFWLDIVSLFTLIVVFRLLAFFALLLKTFREK from the exons ATGATCATACTTTTTCGTAAAAT GGGATTCAGGATGACCGGTACAGAAGAAACGGAACCTCTGATTGCATCGACGAGTCCAACAACGCCAACGGGATCCGGAAAACACAGAGCTTCTTACCGATCGTTGAATCAT gataaaaattcatcatccGCAGCTGCATCGAAGCATAATGGTGAGACAAATTCTGAGGTTGCGGTATGCCTTGAAAAAATGGGTTCAGGGTCAAAAGTTGACCGTACACTCGATAAAATTACTTACACCTGGAGTGACGTAAACGTGTATGTTACGGCAAAGAAACAGAGATTATTCGAACGGATTGTGAAGGGAAGAAAACCCGTCGAACTTAAACATATTCTCAAAGATG TATCCGGTGTCGCATATCCGGGGGAGTTGTTGGTGATAATGGGATCTTCAGGTGCTGGAAAAACGACGCTTTTGAACGCGTTGACCTTCAGATCTCCGCAGGGGGTTACCGTATCTGGAATACGAGCTGCGAATGGTCGTAGAGTTACATCAAGCGTTCTCACATCCAGGACAGCTTACGTCCAACAGCATGATCTCTTCATCGGTACCCTCACTGTCAAAGAGCATCTAGTTTTCCAAGCCATGGTTCGCATGGATAGGCACATACCTTACCGCCATCGAATGCTTAGGGTTGATGAGGTCATAGCTGAG CTGGCGCTTACAAAATGCAGGAATACGGTGATTGGAATACCAGGAAGAGTGAAAGGGCTTTCAGGGGGTGAAATGAAGAGGCTATCATTCGCTTCGGAATACCTCACAGATCCTCCGCTCATGTTTTGTGACGAACCTACCTCTGGATTAGATTCTTTCATGGCACACCAGGTCGTTTCggttctgaaaaatttaacag CTGGCGGTAAAACTATCATTGCAACTCTCCATCAACCGTCTTCAGAGCTATTCGCACTTTTTGACAGAATTCTTCTCATGGCTGAAGGTAGAGTAGCTTTCATGGGGACTTCTGAACAAGCCTGCACATTTTTCAAAGG ATTGGGGGCAGCTTGTCCaagcaattataatccagcgGATTATTTCATCCAAGTATTGGCGGTTGTTCCTGGTCGCGAAGCATCGTGTCGTCAAGCGATAAACAGCGTTTGCGACGCCTTCCAGAAAAGCGAGAACGGTGTCAAAATGGCTTTAGAAGCCGGAACCGTCGACGGTGAATTCGAGGAATCTATAATGGACCTAAAACTATCATCCGCTGGTAGATCACCCTATAAAGCTTCTTGGTGCGAACAATTTCGCGCTGTTTTATGGCGTTCGTGGCTTTCCGTGATCAAGGAGCCGATGTTGATCAAAGTCCGGTTTTTGCAGACACTC ATGGTGTCGTTGCTCATCGGCGTTATATATTTCGGACAGAAATTAGACCAAGATGGCGTGATGAACATAAACGGagctctcttcatttttctaacTAATATGACCTTCCAGAACGTCTTCGCGGTGATAAAC GTGTTCTGCGCCGAGTTACCAATATTCTTGCGTGAGCATCGCAATGGGATGTACAGAACGGACGTTTACTTCATTTGCAAGACTTTGGCGGAAACGCCGGTTTTCATAGCGGTTCCTCTTCTATTCACGGTGATCGTTTACCCTATGATCGGTCTGTACCCTGGGGTAGATCACTTTCTCATTACAGCAGGAATAGTAACGTTGGTTGCGAACGTCTCAACTTCTTTTG GTTACCTCATCTCATGTGCAAGCTCCAGCATCACCATGGCATTGTCGATCGGTCCTCCAGTAATAATACCATTTTTATTGTTCGGCGgattttttttgaacaaagc ATCTGTCCCAATTTATTTCGAATGGTTCTCCTATTTATCCTGGTTTCGTTACGGAAACGAAGCCCTCCTCATTAACCAGTGGGCGGAAGTTGATTCGATTGCATGTACTCGAAGCAATGCAACATGCCCGAGAACTGGACACGTTGTTTTagaaactttgaattttaccCAG GACGATTTCTGGCTCGACATCGTGAGTCTTTTTACTCTGATCGTAGTTTTCCGATTACTTGCGTTCTTCGCTCTACTATTGAAGACTTTTAGAGAAAAATAG
- the LOC105687211 gene encoding protein white isoform X3 produces the protein MTGTEETEPLIASTSPTTPTGSGKHRASYRSLNHDKNSSSAAASKHNGETNSEVAVCLEKMGSGSKVDRTLDKITYTWSDVNVYVTAKKQRLFERIVKGRKPVELKHILKDVSGVAYPGELLVIMGSSGAGKTTLLNALTFRSPQGVTVSGIRAANGRRVTSSVLTSRTAYVQQHDLFIGTLTVKEHLVFQAMVRMDRHIPYRHRMLRVDEVIAELALTKCRNTVIGIPGRVKGLSGGEMKRLSFASEYLTDPPLMFCDEPTSGLDSFMAHQVVSVLKNLTAGGKTIIATLHQPSSELFALFDRILLMAEGRVAFMGTSEQACTFFKGLGAACPSNYNPADYFIQVLAVVPGREASCRQAINSVCDAFQKSENGVKMALEAGTVDGEFEESIMDLKLSSAGRSPYKASWCEQFRAVLWRSWLSVIKEPMLIKVRFLQTLMVSLLIGVIYFGQKLDQDGVMNINGALFIFLTNMTFQNVFAVINVFCAELPIFLREHRNGMYRTDVYFICKTLAETPVFIAVPLLFTVIVYPMIGLYPGVDHFLITAGIVTLVANVSTSFGYLISCASSSITMALSIGPPVIIPFLLFGGFFLNKASVPIYFEWFSYLSWFRYGNEALLINQWAEVDSIACTRSNATCPRTGHVVLETLNFTQDDFWLDIVSLFTLIVVFRLLAFFALLLKTFREK, from the exons ATGACCGGTACAGAAGAAACGGAACCTCTGATTGCATCGACGAGTCCAACAACGCCAACGGGATCCGGAAAACACAGAGCTTCTTACCGATCGTTGAATCAT gataaaaattcatcatccGCAGCTGCATCGAAGCATAATGGTGAGACAAATTCTGAGGTTGCGGTATGCCTTGAAAAAATGGGTTCAGGGTCAAAAGTTGACCGTACACTCGATAAAATTACTTACACCTGGAGTGACGTAAACGTGTATGTTACGGCAAAGAAACAGAGATTATTCGAACGGATTGTGAAGGGAAGAAAACCCGTCGAACTTAAACATATTCTCAAAGATG TATCCGGTGTCGCATATCCGGGGGAGTTGTTGGTGATAATGGGATCTTCAGGTGCTGGAAAAACGACGCTTTTGAACGCGTTGACCTTCAGATCTCCGCAGGGGGTTACCGTATCTGGAATACGAGCTGCGAATGGTCGTAGAGTTACATCAAGCGTTCTCACATCCAGGACAGCTTACGTCCAACAGCATGATCTCTTCATCGGTACCCTCACTGTCAAAGAGCATCTAGTTTTCCAAGCCATGGTTCGCATGGATAGGCACATACCTTACCGCCATCGAATGCTTAGGGTTGATGAGGTCATAGCTGAG CTGGCGCTTACAAAATGCAGGAATACGGTGATTGGAATACCAGGAAGAGTGAAAGGGCTTTCAGGGGGTGAAATGAAGAGGCTATCATTCGCTTCGGAATACCTCACAGATCCTCCGCTCATGTTTTGTGACGAACCTACCTCTGGATTAGATTCTTTCATGGCACACCAGGTCGTTTCggttctgaaaaatttaacag CTGGCGGTAAAACTATCATTGCAACTCTCCATCAACCGTCTTCAGAGCTATTCGCACTTTTTGACAGAATTCTTCTCATGGCTGAAGGTAGAGTAGCTTTCATGGGGACTTCTGAACAAGCCTGCACATTTTTCAAAGG ATTGGGGGCAGCTTGTCCaagcaattataatccagcgGATTATTTCATCCAAGTATTGGCGGTTGTTCCTGGTCGCGAAGCATCGTGTCGTCAAGCGATAAACAGCGTTTGCGACGCCTTCCAGAAAAGCGAGAACGGTGTCAAAATGGCTTTAGAAGCCGGAACCGTCGACGGTGAATTCGAGGAATCTATAATGGACCTAAAACTATCATCCGCTGGTAGATCACCCTATAAAGCTTCTTGGTGCGAACAATTTCGCGCTGTTTTATGGCGTTCGTGGCTTTCCGTGATCAAGGAGCCGATGTTGATCAAAGTCCGGTTTTTGCAGACACTC ATGGTGTCGTTGCTCATCGGCGTTATATATTTCGGACAGAAATTAGACCAAGATGGCGTGATGAACATAAACGGagctctcttcatttttctaacTAATATGACCTTCCAGAACGTCTTCGCGGTGATAAAC GTGTTCTGCGCCGAGTTACCAATATTCTTGCGTGAGCATCGCAATGGGATGTACAGAACGGACGTTTACTTCATTTGCAAGACTTTGGCGGAAACGCCGGTTTTCATAGCGGTTCCTCTTCTATTCACGGTGATCGTTTACCCTATGATCGGTCTGTACCCTGGGGTAGATCACTTTCTCATTACAGCAGGAATAGTAACGTTGGTTGCGAACGTCTCAACTTCTTTTG GTTACCTCATCTCATGTGCAAGCTCCAGCATCACCATGGCATTGTCGATCGGTCCTCCAGTAATAATACCATTTTTATTGTTCGGCGgattttttttgaacaaagc ATCTGTCCCAATTTATTTCGAATGGTTCTCCTATTTATCCTGGTTTCGTTACGGAAACGAAGCCCTCCTCATTAACCAGTGGGCGGAAGTTGATTCGATTGCATGTACTCGAAGCAATGCAACATGCCCGAGAACTGGACACGTTGTTTTagaaactttgaattttaccCAG GACGATTTCTGGCTCGACATCGTGAGTCTTTTTACTCTGATCGTAGTTTTCCGATTACTTGCGTTCTTCGCTCTACTATTGAAGACTTTTAGAGAAAAATAG